From a region of the Myxococcus fulvus genome:
- a CDS encoding PQQ-binding-like beta-propeller repeat protein, which translates to MSPAPMKSVHAHIAALLAALVLPSAALAQSTTRAAVFTTLPGPGETVATVVMDEVSELRVRVRNNTRANSPQFRPINQVSFTLPTGYTLLESPAPAGWIATHNVATRNVRYNLPVNCAGADAGLMFDDSATFTLRMIPNISATNAVGQQFTTQLSAHEACGNLSFGTNRTADEAEWQRVSLATRVDISPRAVGVGDDITARLVIENRSSTANQTNITAEGPSTGAGGVTFQVVEVQPASFTVTIPQRGAGILSARATTQTGGTMVASVRGRNGGSSVTSNVADTPMVNVAPLAAAGDVDSTQAFTGETVKVRLSVTNTSPTNSYLNVTPRAPVLVGSAQMALVSGPSPANMARLAPGASAHFIWSYTVTGAEFSTYAFDVQADATLNGATVSTPVVRSAEGRVVAHRVKVSPSVLVPGQGNQTVTYTVQNRGTVPLDEVKLLRPPVNFFGITGNPPAPTGWMSYYDTATASYTWVANSNAVRIMPNQERTFTVTYASVANVNAPTAFRHRVHLPVAYGSDAAARIETPMVLATGLAPEVERLTAVARDASVTVTWDNPSVHNGVLILRAAGAAPNAAPVAGRTYAAGATLGNATVVLSESFSSATSFEDTSVINGTTYYYRVYNTDDVGLYSAGNRPTASVALMATPRARVGSAPLWCYSVGLDARLQPITELGVGIFSSFNDSVVANLTNVTNPSEDGAERWRPLPLSGLIGSRFPVVPLNGLSGQYILTADQSGVAYALNATTGTVLWRWNNNGAPIGTIQSFPVTQLHDYANAAYKAARPNTDLAFFATRLANPAQNRVVALNARTGVPVFTYQPGDLGMVSGGMVVDYTTNRLFIGAKANGAAATFRVLNTLNGAEVGRLSLGDLEHSLVRNGVANQIFATNSDGVVHAVDGNTMQAVWNVNVGTRPSPSTPAFTSFVRPLGGGFVASLASGAVEFWDYSAPGATAPTRAWTTPIANPSGTFTLNQAGVVRIYAGSSDGRVHQLEMIGGVDSGQVAIGGTQLIGTPTIDTTVSRLHVGSQDGRICAFPVPFP; encoded by the coding sequence GTGAGCCCCGCCCCCATGAAGTCCGTCCACGCCCACATCGCCGCGCTGCTCGCCGCGCTCGTGCTGCCCTCGGCCGCGCTGGCGCAGAGCACCACGCGCGCCGCCGTCTTCACCACGCTCCCTGGACCAGGGGAGACGGTGGCCACCGTGGTGATGGACGAGGTGTCCGAGCTGCGCGTCCGGGTGCGCAACAACACGCGCGCCAACTCGCCGCAGTTCCGTCCCATCAACCAGGTGAGCTTCACCCTGCCCACGGGCTACACGCTGTTGGAGAGCCCCGCACCGGCTGGATGGATCGCCACCCACAACGTGGCGACGCGCAACGTCCGCTACAACCTCCCGGTCAACTGCGCGGGCGCGGATGCCGGGCTGATGTTCGACGACTCCGCGACGTTCACGCTGCGGATGATTCCGAACATCAGCGCGACGAACGCCGTGGGACAGCAGTTCACGACGCAGCTCTCAGCGCACGAGGCCTGCGGCAACCTGTCGTTTGGCACCAACCGCACCGCGGACGAGGCGGAGTGGCAGCGCGTGAGCCTGGCGACGCGCGTGGACATCTCCCCGCGCGCCGTGGGCGTGGGTGACGACATCACCGCGCGCCTGGTCATCGAGAACCGCTCCTCCACCGCGAACCAGACCAACATCACGGCCGAGGGCCCGAGCACGGGCGCCGGTGGCGTGACGTTCCAGGTCGTCGAGGTGCAGCCCGCCAGCTTCACGGTGACCATCCCCCAGCGCGGCGCGGGCATCCTTTCCGCGAGGGCCACGACGCAGACGGGTGGCACCATGGTGGCCAGCGTCCGGGGTCGCAATGGCGGGAGCTCCGTCACGTCGAACGTCGCGGACACGCCCATGGTGAACGTGGCGCCGCTGGCCGCCGCGGGAGACGTGGACAGCACCCAGGCCTTCACGGGCGAGACGGTCAAGGTGCGCTTGAGCGTCACCAACACGTCCCCCACGAACTCGTATCTCAACGTGACGCCTCGGGCGCCCGTGCTGGTGGGCTCGGCGCAGATGGCGCTCGTGTCGGGTCCCAGCCCGGCCAACATGGCGCGGCTGGCGCCGGGGGCCTCCGCGCACTTCATCTGGAGCTACACCGTCACCGGCGCGGAGTTCTCGACCTATGCGTTCGATGTCCAGGCGGACGCGACGCTGAATGGCGCCACCGTCTCGACGCCGGTGGTGCGCTCGGCCGAGGGCCGCGTCGTCGCGCACCGGGTGAAGGTCAGCCCGTCGGTGCTGGTGCCGGGGCAGGGCAACCAGACGGTGACGTACACCGTGCAGAACCGCGGCACGGTGCCGCTCGATGAGGTCAAGCTGCTGCGGCCGCCGGTGAACTTCTTCGGCATCACCGGCAACCCGCCCGCGCCCACCGGATGGATGTCCTATTACGACACGGCGACGGCGAGCTACACGTGGGTGGCGAACTCCAACGCCGTGCGCATCATGCCCAACCAGGAGCGCACCTTCACGGTGACGTACGCCTCCGTGGCCAACGTCAACGCGCCCACCGCGTTCCGGCACCGCGTGCACCTCCCGGTGGCCTACGGGTCGGATGCCGCCGCGCGCATCGAGACGCCGATGGTGCTCGCCACGGGCCTGGCGCCGGAGGTCGAGCGCCTCACCGCGGTGGCCCGCGATGCCAGCGTGACGGTGACGTGGGACAACCCCTCGGTGCACAACGGCGTGCTCATCCTCCGCGCGGCCGGAGCAGCGCCGAACGCCGCGCCCGTCGCGGGTCGGACGTACGCGGCCGGTGCGACGCTGGGCAACGCCACCGTCGTCCTGTCGGAGTCGTTCAGCTCGGCGACGTCCTTCGAGGACACGAGCGTCATCAATGGCACGACGTACTACTACCGCGTCTACAACACGGATGACGTGGGGCTGTACTCGGCGGGCAATCGCCCCACGGCCTCGGTGGCGCTGATGGCCACGCCTCGGGCCCGCGTGGGCTCGGCGCCGCTGTGGTGCTACTCGGTGGGCCTGGATGCGCGGCTCCAGCCGATCACCGAGCTGGGCGTGGGCATCTTCAGCTCCTTCAATGACTCGGTGGTCGCCAACCTGACGAACGTCACCAACCCCTCCGAGGATGGCGCGGAGCGCTGGCGTCCGCTGCCGCTGTCGGGGCTCATCGGCAGCCGCTTCCCGGTGGTGCCGCTCAATGGCCTGTCGGGCCAGTACATCCTCACCGCGGACCAGAGCGGCGTGGCGTACGCGCTCAACGCGACCACGGGCACGGTGCTGTGGCGCTGGAACAACAACGGCGCGCCCATCGGCACCATCCAGTCGTTCCCGGTGACGCAGCTCCACGACTACGCGAACGCGGCGTACAAGGCCGCGCGTCCGAACACGGACCTGGCGTTCTTCGCGACGCGGCTGGCGAACCCCGCGCAGAACCGCGTGGTGGCGCTCAACGCGCGCACGGGTGTGCCGGTCTTCACGTACCAGCCCGGAGACCTGGGCATGGTGAGCGGCGGCATGGTGGTCGACTACACCACCAACCGGCTGTTCATCGGCGCGAAGGCGAACGGAGCCGCGGCCACGTTCCGCGTGCTGAACACCCTCAATGGCGCCGAGGTGGGGCGTCTGTCACTGGGCGATCTGGAGCACAGCCTGGTGCGCAACGGCGTGGCGAATCAGATCTTCGCGACGAACAGCGACGGCGTGGTGCATGCCGTCGACGGCAACACGATGCAGGCCGTGTGGAATGTGAATGTGGGGACCCGGCCCTCGCCGAGCACGCCCGCGTTCACCAGCTTCGTGCGCCCGCTCGGCGGCGGCTTCGTGGCGAGTCTGGCCAGCGGCGCCGTGGAGTTCTGGGACTACTCGGCGCCCGGTGCGACGGCGCCCACGCGCGCGTGGACCACGCCCATCGCGAACCCGTCCGGTACGTTCACCCTCAACCAGGCCGGCGTGGTCCGCATCTACGCGGGCAGCTCCGATGGCCGCGTGCACCAGCTCGAGATGATCGGCGGCGTGGACTCCGGCCAGGTCGCCATCGGTGGTACGCAGCTCATCGGCACGCCGACCATCGACACCACTGTCTCCCGACTGCACGTCGGCTCTCAGGACGGCCGCATCTGCGCCTTCCCGGTACCGTTCCCGTGA